From the genome of Vanessa atalanta chromosome 30, ilVanAtal1.2, whole genome shotgun sequence, one region includes:
- the LOC125075159 gene encoding ATP-dependent RNA helicase abstrakt yields MSEVPVKRYRREKSSESEEDVDNYEPYIPVKERKKQKLLKLGRLGQVAAEAAAETKSSSENDPDDEASQEEWGRRYNVSLLDQHSELKRIAEARALSAAERQAKEEEHILKSVAQNTALMGVAELAKGIQYSEPIKTSWRAPRCILDLPESRHELVRQDLRILVEGEDVPPPIKTFQHMKFPKGILRGLEAKGIKSPTPIQVQGIPAVLSGRDMIGIAFTGSGKTLVFTLPIIMFCVEQEVKMPFIRNEGPYGLIICPSRELAKQTHDIILHFVKHLKMTGSPEIRSCLAIGGVAVSECMEVVQRGVHIMVATPGRLMDMLDKKMVRLNVCRYLCMDEADRMIDMGFEEDVRTIFSYFAGQRQTLLFSATMPRKIQNFARSALVKPVTVNVGRAGAASLSVRQELEPVKAEARTVHLLHCLQKTPPPVLVFAERKQHVDAIHEYLLLKGVEAVAIHGGKDQEERSRAVEAFRKGEKDVLVATDVASKGLDFENIQHVINYDMPEDIENYVHRIGRTGRAGGGGVATTLLGRAADTSVLRDLAHLLTEAGQRVPAFLLDMIGEPDVPMADGQGCSYCGGLGHRITECPKLEAVQNKQASNIGRRDYLANTAADY; encoded by the exons atgtccgaAGTACCGGTTAAACGTTACCGTCGCGAGAAATCCTCGGAATCTGAAGAAGATGTGGATAATTACGAACCTTATATACCAGTTAAGGaaagaaagaaacaaaaattgttaaagtTAGGACGTCTCGGCCAAGTCGCTGCTGAGGCCGCCGCTGAAACTAAGAGTTCCAGCGAGAATGATCCAGACGATGAAG CCTCCCAAGAAGAATGGGGACGACGGTACAACGTGTCTCTACTGGATCAACACAGCGAGTTAAAGAGGATTGCAGAAGCGAGAGCCCTATCCGCTGCTGAGAGGCAGGCGAAGGAAGAGGAACACATATTGAAAAGCGTCGCTCAGAATACAGCGCTTATGGGGGTTGCGGAATTGGCGAAAG GTATCCAATACTCGGAACCGATAAAGACGTCCTGGCGCGCTCCTCGCTGTATCCTCGATCTGCCGGAATCACGTCACGAGCTCGTTCGACAAGATCTGCGCATCTTGGTCGAGGGCGAAGATGTTCCACCACCCATAAAGACGTTCCAGCATATGAAGTTTCCAAAAG gTATCCTCCGTGGCCTAGAAGCAAAAGGTATCAAGAGCCCAACCCCCATCCAAGTCCAGGGTATACCAGCTGTGCTCAGCGGCCGGGACATGATCGGCATAGCCTTCACCGGTTCCGGGAAGACCTTGGTCTTCACTTTACCCATTATCATGTTCTGTGTCGAACAGGAGGTGAAAATGCCGTTTATACG AAACGAAGGTCCATACGGTCTGATAATCTGCCCGTCGAGGGAGCTCGCGAAACAGACCCACGATATCATATTGCACTTCGTGAAACACTTGAAGATGACCGGGAGTCCTGAAATAAGGAGCTGCTTGGCTATTGGAG GTGTGGCGGTGTCAGAATGCATGGAAGTGGTTCAAAGGGGGGTGCATATCATGGTAGCGACCCCCGGACGTCTGATGGACATGCTGGACAAGAAAAtg GTGAGGCTGAATGTCTGTCGGTATCTTTGCATGGACGAAGCTGATAGGATGATCGACATGGGTTTCGAGGAAGACGTCCGGACGATATTCTCGTACTTCGCTGGCCAGCGACAGACCCTGCTGTTCAGCGCGACCATGCCCAGGAAAATACAGAACTTCGCAAG gtCGGCGCTGGTGAAGCCGGTGACGGTGAACGTGGGGCGCGCGGGCGCGGCGTCGCTGAGCGTGCGGCAGGAGCTGGAGCCCGTGAAGGCGGAGGCGCGCACCGTGCACCTGCTGCACTGCCTGCAGAAGACTCCGCCCCCCGTGCTCGTGTTCGCCGAGCGCAAGCAGCACGTCGACGCCATCCACGAGTACCTGCTGCTCAAGG GTGTGGAAGCTGTGGCTATTCACGGTGGCAAGGATCAAGAAGAACGATCTCGTGCTGTGGAAGCCTTTAGAAAAGGAGAGAAGGACGTGCTCGTGGCTACGGACGTCGCTAGCAAAG GTCTGGACTTCGAGAACATCCAGCACGTGATCAACTACGACATGCCGGAGGACATCGAGAACTACGTGCATCGCATCGGTCGTACCGGACGAGCCGGTGGTGGGGGAGTCGCCACCACGCTCCTGGGCAGAGCCGCTGACACCAGTGTGCTGCGTGACCTCGCACATCTGCTCACTGAGGCCGGCCAACGG GTACCGGCATTCCTGCTAGACATGATCGGAGAACCAGATGTTCCGATGGCAGACGGCCAAGGCTGTTCCTACTGCGGTGGTCTTGGACACAGGATTACTG AATGTCCGAAACTCGAAGCTGTTCAGAACAAGCAGGCGTCGAATATTGGCAGACGAGATTACCTGGCGAACACCGCGGCCGATTATTAg